The nucleotide sequence TTCAGCGAAATTCCGAGATTCGCCGGCAGCGTCCACGGCGTCGTGGTCCAGATGACCGCGAACAGTTTGCCCGCGCGATGCGCTTCGGCAAGTTCGCGCCCGTCGGACGAATCAGCGGCGAGCGCGGCCGCATCTTTGAGATTCGAGTTGAAGGCGAACGCGACGTAAATCGACGGCGAGGTATGCTCGCGATACTCGACTTCGGCCTCGGCCAGCGCGGTGCGGCAATCGAAGCACCAATGCACCGGCCGCAGTCCGCGATACACGTAGCCGAGCTCGACCATCTTGCGCAGCACGCCGATTTCGACCGCGTCGTACGCCGGCGCCATCGTGAGGTACGGATTGAACCAGTCGCCGATCGCACCGAGGCGGCGAAAATCCGCGCGCTGAATATCGATCCACTTTTCGGCTTCGGCGCGGCAAAGTTTCCGCAGTTCGAGTTTCGAGATCGTGCGCGCCTTATCGCCGAGTTCGCGCGCGACCTTGTACTCGATCGGCATCCCGTGACAGTCCCATCCGGGAACGAACGGCGTGCGATATCCCATCATCGAGCGCGATCGCACGACAAAATCTTTCAGAATTTTGTTGAGCGCGGTGCCAAGATGAACACGTCCGTTGGCATACGGCGGGCCGTCGTGGAGCACCCACGGAGTGGCGTCCTTGCGCGCGGTCATCAGGCGGCCGTAGAGATCGATTTCGTCCCAATGCTTGAGCATTTCCGGCTCCCGCTTGGGCAGATTGGCCTTCATCGGGAAGTCGGTTTTGGGGAGTTTCAGGGTCGCTTTGTAATCGGTATCAGGCACAGGCACTTGGCCGGCGCGCGGCGCCGGGGCGATCTCCTTGATGCGCTAGAATTGTGAATCCGTCCGATCAAGATTAACTGACGCCGCCGCAGTGCGCGAGTGCGCGCGCCCACGCGCCAGATGAATCCGCCGAAACCGCGTGATCGGCTCGCGCTAATCCTTCTTCCCGGACGGCTGAGCGAACGCAAGCGTCGGAAAACCCGACCCCATCTGGATCAACACGCCATGCGACGAGCGTGGCGAGATGTACGCCTCGTAGGACGTCGGCGACCACTCGGTTTCATCGACGACGCGCACGCCCTGCTCCTTCAGTTCGGCAACTTTGCGCTTGGGATCGGGCACGTCGAAGGTCAGATGATGCATCCCTTCGCCGCGCTTCTCGATAAATTTATGCAGAAAGGAATTCGCGCCGAGCGGCTCGAGCAATTCGATCGTGAGGCCGTTCAGATCGAAAACCGCGAGCGTGTATCCGGCCGCTTCGCTCGCCACCTGATGCGCGAAATGCGCGCCGAGCACGTTCTCGAAAAACTTGCGCGCGCCTGCGAGGCTCTTCACCGCGATACCGATATGATCGAGTTTGCCGAATGGTTCGTTCGCCATCTCTCTCCGATTCTCCGCGCCCGGACCGATTCGCAGCCGGGCCAACGGAGCTTAGCGCCGGCGATCCTCGACCGGCAAATGGCGGCGCGGGCTTGCGCAACCGCAGCCCGATCGGCAATAGAGCAGGCATGCCGGCAACACCGTGGAACCTGCCACCGATCGTCAAAGTGTACGAGGCGCTCGGCGCGGTCGGCGACGGCCGCGTGCGAATCGAGGACGCGCGGCGGGCAATCGTCACCTCGTCCGACGGCTCGAAAAATTACGAAGTCGAGATGTCCGCGGACGGACGCGAGATCGCTTCCAACGACAACGCGTCGTATTGGCGCGGCTACCTCGGCTATCCGGCGATCGCGGTGCTGATCGAGCGTGGCTTCTATCGCGCGCCGGCCAACGTCAGCGACGCGCTCGCGGGAGTGGCGTGGAAAGAGCTCAACACCAAATTCAGGAACGACTACGCACAGACGATCGCGGAAGTGGAAAAGCACGTCGAGCAGAGCGGCCACGATCCCGACGCGGTGCGATCCGAAGCCGACGCGGTGCTCTCATTTCTGCGCGAACTGAATCCGGTGCGCGGCAAACGCACTCGTCCGCCCGCCGAAAGGCCCAAACCCAAAGCGCCGCGACGCTAGCTCCCGGCCGCTCATTGTGAGCCCGAATTTCAAGGTGCTAGCTTCGACGCCAACCAACGGCGAGGTGACGATGGCGAACGGTGCGACTGATTCGATTGCCCCATTTTTTACGATCTGGACCGAGCCGCGCGCAACGATCCGGCGAATCGTCGATACCGATCCAACCCGCCACACACTCGCACTCGCCGCGCTCGCGCCGGCGCTGGCCACGCTCGAAAGCCAATGGTCCAAGGCGATCGGCAATTCCGGAAACATCTCGGCGCTATGGCCAATCGGGGTCGTATTCGCGGTCGCCGCGGCGGCGGTGTTCGGAATCGGGGTGCTTTATCTGAACGGCGTGGTGCTGCGATGGTCAAGCGGCCTGCTCGGCGGGACCGCCACCCGAACCGAAGTCCGCGCGGCGATCACATGGTCGCAGGTGCCGTCGATCGTCGCGGGCGCGATCACGATCGCTGCGCTGCTCACGGGCGCGATCGTCCCGCCGACCGCGGGCGCCGGCGGCTCCCTCAAAGCCAGCCCTCAGTTGATCGAGTTGGGATTGCTGAACGGTATCCTTGCCATCTGGGGCTTCGTGATATCGCTCAAATGCCTCGGCGAAGTGAACCGATTCTCGGCCTGGCGGGCGCTCGGCGCAGTACTCATTCCATTAGTCATTTTAGTAGTGGTAATCGTAGTCATTGCGCGACTCGTAGCAAGATAGTTGATTCGCGACTGAGATTTCGCCGCGGCGACTGGCTAATCAACATGTAATCGCGATGCGAGGCGCGAGAAGCGCAGGCGCTCGTCCTGATTGCGCACCGCCTGCTGCAAAGCCGATCTGGAGCCGACCAGCACGCAGACCCGCTCCGCGCGCGTGATCGCGGTGTAGAGCAGGTTTCGCCGCAGCATCAGGTAGTGGCTCGAATGAATCGGCATCACCACCGCCGGGTACTGGCTACCCTGGCTCTTGTGAACCGAGATTGCGTACGCGAGCCCGAGTTCGTCCAGTTCTGA is from Candidatus Binatus sp. and encodes:
- a CDS encoding class I tRNA ligase family protein, which gives rise to MPVPDTDYKATLKLPKTDFPMKANLPKREPEMLKHWDEIDLYGRLMTARKDATPWVLHDGPPYANGRVHLGTALNKILKDFVVRSRSMMGYRTPFVPGWDCHGMPIEYKVARELGDKARTISKLELRKLCRAEAEKWIDIQRADFRRLGAIGDWFNPYLTMAPAYDAVEIGVLRKMVELGYVYRGLRPVHWCFDCRTALAEAEVEYREHTSPSIYVAFAFNSNLKDAAALAADSSDGRELAEAHRAGKLFAVIWTTTPWTLPANLGISLNETFDYVALKSGGNYYVVAARLADSVEKECALEVSKRIDLDRAALKALDGQDIFRHPFLVRDVKLMYGGHVTADTGTGLVHTAPGHGYEDFVVGKTYGLAPFTPVDNGGVFTADGGEWAGQNVFKANNSIVAKLKSVGALLNARNFAHSYPHCWRCKNPLIFRATEQWFLSIDHAGLRAKLIGAIDSVKWFPGWSRDRIRNMTETRPDWTLSRQRAWGVPIPALRCAECD
- a CDS encoding VOC family protein translates to MANEPFGKLDHIGIAVKSLAGARKFFENVLGAHFAHQVASEAAGYTLAVFDLNGLTIELLEPLGANSFLHKFIEKRGEGMHHLTFDVPDPKRKVAELKEQGVRVVDETEWSPTSYEAYISPRSSHGVLIQMGSGFPTLAFAQPSGKKD
- a CDS encoding YIP1 family protein, with the protein product MANGATDSIAPFFTIWTEPRATIRRIVDTDPTRHTLALAALAPALATLESQWSKAIGNSGNISALWPIGVVFAVAAAAVFGIGVLYLNGVVLRWSSGLLGGTATRTEVRAAITWSQVPSIVAGAITIAALLTGAIVPPTAGAGGSLKASPQLIELGLLNGILAIWGFVISLKCLGEVNRFSAWRALGAVLIPLVILVVVIVVIARLVAR